The following coding sequences lie in one Candidatus Nitrospira allomarina genomic window:
- a CDS encoding UvrD-helicase domain-containing protein encodes MSNLERLPDADARLMAETTFDRNVVVLAGAGTGKTTLLVNRLIHALLREPHPLRLTDMLALTFTNKAANEMKARLRDRLHALLADCEAEAGSVGSESTDLEEFKQRYHVSTAHVKGRLQVALRDLEKSQIATLHSFAAHVLRLYPLEARVDPHFHEDEGIQFLETFQNAWDAWLEQELGGQGSAHAQWQDLLNHMGLHEIRSFAFSLCQDQISIPELDQQVCAEGFSPAFRKWLQSKQHQVRLLLTKYDRAKPRKIEKLLSLAERVFDRVGYGESPMNFNLSGEEKALVDSTIGKAPGEWDASDFQNARLAIQAAQQLLQVNEALLGKVLDVLGPFAERVRQSFSAKGWIRFDGLLIRVRDLLRDHPMVREQLKKTYAAIMVDEFQDTDPVQYEILLYLGEGPNECGRIWRDIRLMPGKLFIVGDPKQSIYAFRRADIEAFDQVVNKVTHDGGIVCTLLTNFRSDGAILEAVNAVFDRLFIPQANVQPPNVPLAVGRMREPGSGSTGMEVCVMANPQGEDEWDAERATRVEAEWLAGWIEEQLLPGSQWVMEKGVRTSLRPGHVAVLLRKFTNAQVYLEALQRHNIPCMADGERHFYRRQEVIDVVNVLRVLDDPTDALALVGILRSSLGGLTDREIMDVMKLGPLDIRQAQRLDAWANSQQAVIQGLFQRLAWLHAQANRLPLPELLDHLFQQLPLVELAAASSHGEQAVVNVWKLRDLMSEQAAIPSLSFSAWVERLVHSLMTHPAEPEAPLAEETLDAVRVLTIHKAKGLEFPVVMLPGLHQKVTGLDRGAQITFDWISGLYGCTLPPIWNTGQVPLWEKQRIREAAEQRRLLYVGMTRARERLILSGGILPKVGGESLLSLIQGIVEGELGNPDLDIVRVGGFSISHTVVTPAVLKSWKPAQHHSDPEGSGEVVISMPQWDTREMRWQKTNQAEAYVNPSMLHQAKSAQERGKRGQSSRGTGQRLGILMHRVLQRWNFQREHEMVQSALVDFCERQLPDQSGLDKSEVVRELEMLFDHFLGSPGYRELQRATILGREVPFAVPWPVGQHESSLPRTCVMEGVMDVVYEIDGDVWVGDYKTDHVSSRTVAERVETYREQAQAYARAARQCLGPAVKGCKLFFIRLGEVVTVNVGTEGNMFQHEQ; translated from the coding sequence ATGAGTAATCTCGAGCGTCTTCCCGATGCCGATGCGCGACTGATGGCGGAAACCACGTTTGATCGTAATGTGGTTGTGCTGGCCGGGGCCGGGACGGGTAAAACAACGCTGTTGGTGAATCGACTAATTCATGCGCTTCTGAGGGAGCCTCACCCGTTACGCCTGACCGACATGTTGGCTCTGACCTTCACGAATAAAGCTGCGAATGAAATGAAAGCGCGGCTTCGGGACCGGTTGCATGCGCTGCTGGCTGATTGTGAGGCGGAAGCCGGAAGTGTGGGTTCCGAGAGCACAGACCTGGAGGAGTTCAAACAACGCTATCATGTGTCCACGGCGCATGTGAAAGGGAGACTTCAAGTCGCCTTGCGTGATCTGGAGAAATCGCAAATTGCCACGCTCCATAGTTTTGCGGCTCATGTCCTTCGTCTGTATCCCTTAGAAGCCAGGGTCGATCCGCATTTCCATGAGGATGAAGGGATTCAATTTCTTGAGACATTTCAAAATGCGTGGGATGCCTGGCTTGAACAGGAATTAGGTGGGCAAGGTTCGGCGCATGCCCAGTGGCAGGACTTGCTCAATCACATGGGTTTGCATGAAATTCGATCCTTTGCCTTTTCGCTCTGTCAGGATCAGATTTCTATTCCTGAATTGGATCAGCAAGTGTGTGCCGAAGGTTTCTCGCCGGCCTTTCGGAAGTGGCTACAGAGTAAACAGCATCAGGTCCGATTATTGCTGACGAAATACGATCGCGCCAAACCTCGAAAAATTGAGAAGCTCTTATCTCTTGCTGAACGTGTGTTTGATCGAGTGGGGTATGGGGAGTCACCAATGAACTTCAATTTGTCTGGTGAAGAGAAAGCCCTGGTTGATTCCACCATTGGTAAGGCCCCGGGAGAGTGGGATGCGTCGGATTTTCAAAATGCCAGGCTGGCGATTCAAGCTGCGCAACAGCTGTTGCAGGTCAATGAAGCCCTGTTGGGAAAGGTCCTTGATGTGCTTGGGCCCTTTGCCGAACGAGTTCGCCAAAGTTTTTCGGCGAAGGGATGGATTCGATTTGATGGGCTCTTGATCCGGGTCAGAGATCTCCTACGGGATCATCCCATGGTCAGAGAGCAATTGAAGAAGACCTATGCGGCCATAATGGTTGATGAGTTTCAGGATACTGATCCGGTTCAATATGAAATTTTACTTTATCTGGGTGAAGGCCCAAATGAGTGCGGGAGGATTTGGCGGGATATCCGGCTTATGCCGGGGAAGCTGTTTATTGTTGGTGATCCCAAACAATCGATCTATGCCTTTCGGCGAGCTGATATCGAGGCGTTTGATCAGGTCGTGAACAAAGTGACGCATGATGGAGGGATCGTGTGTACTCTTCTGACCAATTTTCGTAGTGATGGGGCCATTCTTGAAGCCGTCAATGCGGTGTTTGACCGGTTATTCATTCCACAAGCCAATGTCCAACCCCCCAATGTCCCCCTGGCGGTTGGACGGATGCGAGAGCCGGGCTCCGGCTCGACAGGAATGGAAGTCTGTGTGATGGCCAATCCTCAAGGGGAGGACGAATGGGATGCTGAGCGGGCCACACGGGTGGAAGCCGAATGGTTAGCGGGGTGGATTGAGGAACAATTGCTGCCGGGAAGCCAGTGGGTCATGGAGAAGGGAGTGAGAACCTCCTTACGTCCCGGGCACGTCGCGGTGTTGTTAAGAAAGTTTACCAATGCGCAGGTGTATCTTGAAGCGTTGCAGCGCCACAACATTCCTTGCATGGCCGATGGTGAGCGGCATTTTTACCGGCGTCAGGAAGTGATTGATGTGGTGAATGTGCTTCGCGTCCTGGATGACCCCACCGATGCTCTGGCCCTTGTGGGCATTCTCCGTTCTTCGTTAGGCGGGCTGACGGATCGGGAGATTATGGATGTGATGAAACTTGGCCCGTTGGATATCCGGCAGGCTCAAAGACTTGATGCATGGGCAAATTCACAGCAGGCAGTCATTCAGGGCCTTTTCCAGCGGCTGGCCTGGCTTCATGCCCAGGCAAATCGACTCCCTCTTCCGGAATTGCTTGATCACCTGTTTCAACAACTTCCTCTCGTGGAATTGGCCGCCGCCTCGAGCCATGGTGAGCAGGCGGTGGTGAATGTCTGGAAGCTTCGTGACCTGATGAGTGAACAGGCGGCCATTCCTTCTCTATCGTTTTCTGCCTGGGTGGAGCGATTGGTTCATTCCCTCATGACCCATCCTGCAGAGCCTGAGGCTCCATTGGCCGAAGAGACGTTAGACGCGGTGCGTGTCCTAACGATTCATAAGGCCAAAGGACTCGAGTTCCCCGTGGTGATGTTACCCGGGTTGCATCAGAAAGTTACAGGACTGGATCGCGGGGCACAGATTACATTTGACTGGATTAGCGGCTTGTACGGTTGTACATTGCCTCCTATCTGGAATACAGGCCAGGTGCCTCTGTGGGAAAAACAACGGATTCGGGAAGCCGCCGAACAGCGACGTCTGCTATATGTGGGAATGACCAGGGCCAGGGAGCGCTTAATCTTATCAGGGGGCATACTCCCGAAAGTGGGTGGGGAGAGCCTTTTGAGTCTTATCCAGGGGATTGTTGAAGGAGAATTAGGGAATCCAGACCTGGATATTGTGCGGGTGGGAGGATTCTCCATCTCTCACACCGTCGTGACGCCCGCGGTGTTGAAATCATGGAAGCCCGCACAGCATCATTCTGATCCTGAAGGTAGCGGTGAGGTGGTGATATCGATGCCACAGTGGGACACACGTGAAATGAGATGGCAAAAGACCAATCAGGCGGAGGCTTATGTCAATCCCTCCATGCTGCATCAGGCGAAATCAGCCCAGGAGAGGGGAAAGAGGGGGCAAAGTTCACGTGGCACCGGTCAGCGTCTCGGAATTTTGATGCATCGAGTGCTTCAACGGTGGAATTTTCAGCGTGAGCATGAAATGGTTCAGAGTGCGCTCGTTGATTTTTGTGAACGCCAGTTACCAGACCAGTCAGGGTTGGATAAAAGTGAGGTAGTCAGAGAACTTGAAATGCTCTTTGATCACTTTCTCGGTTCACCGGGGTATCGGGAATTGCAGAGGGCAACTATTCTTGGTCGGGAGGTTCCATTTGCGGTGCCATGGCCTGTCGGGCAACATGAGTCTTCTTTGCCACGGACCTGCGTGATGGAGGGAGTGATGGATGTGGTCTATGAAATTGATGGCGACGTGTGGGTTGGCGATTATAAAACGGATCACGTATCCTCTCGCACAGTGGCGGAGCGCGTGGAGACTTACCGGGAACAAGCGCAGGCCTATGCGCGGGCCGCACGCCAATGCTTGGGTCCTGCGGTTAAAGGGTGTAAACTCTTTTTTATTCGTCTCGGTGAAGTGGTCACGGTGAATGTAGGAACCGAGGGAAATATGTTTCAACATGAACAATAG
- a CDS encoding tetratricopeptide repeat protein, which produces MKNWRMKVCVGVYFIMMAAGGCASDKPAPLTALAPPPNVETQVLQVMTEGKRLFDEGRWEAARQQFQVAVQQQADLAEAHYNLALCMDKMGDQAGAKKHFIEAANLAPGDKVIWNSPPLRRYGNVPDAPAQATSAPVMPGFGGGATPGGGGRGF; this is translated from the coding sequence ATGAAGAATTGGAGGATGAAGGTATGCGTTGGGGTCTATTTCATTATGATGGCGGCAGGAGGGTGCGCATCTGACAAACCAGCGCCGTTGACAGCCTTGGCCCCTCCTCCAAATGTGGAAACCCAAGTGTTGCAGGTTATGACCGAAGGCAAGCGCTTATTTGACGAAGGCCGGTGGGAAGCGGCACGGCAACAATTCCAGGTTGCTGTCCAACAACAAGCTGATCTGGCGGAAGCCCACTATAATCTTGCGTTGTGCATGGACAAAATGGGCGATCAAGCCGGAGCAAAGAAACATTTCATTGAGGCTGCCAACCTTGCTCCCGGTGATAAGGTGATTTGGAATTCCCCACCGCTTCGACGGTATGGCAATGTTCCCGATGCCCCTGCGCAAGCTACTTCGGCTCCGGTCATGCCGGGATTCGGTGGGGGAGCGACTCCAGGCGGCGGGGGTAGGGGTTTTTAA